The window GGGTGTCAACTTTGGAAGGCCGTTCAATTGTTTTTGCATCTGGAAAAGGTGGAACAGGTAAAACAACGACGGTTGCAAACCTGGGTGTCGCACTGGCCCAGTTTGGAAAGGAAGTTATTCTGCTGGACGCTGACATCACAATGGCCAACCTGAGCCTCGTCCTTGGCATGGAGGACATTCCAATAACACTCCACGATGTCCTCGCAGGAGAGGCAGATCTCAAGGATGCAATCTACGAGGGTCCCGCCGGCGTCAAGGTCATCCCGGGTGGTCTCAGTCTTGAGAAAATAAAAAAGGCCAAGCCTGAGAGACTCAGGCAACTAATCAGAGAAATCGGCCAGATGGCAGATTTCGTTCTCATCGATGCTCCTGCTGGTCTCGAGATGACGTCAGTTACTGCCCTTCTCATAGGTAAGGAGCTTATAATCGTTACCAACCCGGAGATTTCAGCCATTACTGACTCTCTCAAGACTAAACTCATCGCAGAGAAGCTAGGAACTCTCCCGCTCGGTGCCATCCTCAACAGAGTCACCAACGAGAAGACCGAGCTCACCCAGGAAGAAATCGAGGCCATCCTTGAGGTTCCGGTTCTGGCGATGATTCCTGAGGATCCTGAGGTCAAGCGCGCCAGTGCCTATGGTGTTCCACTCGTCATCAAGAACCCAACCAGCCCAGCTGCGATAGCCATCAAGCAGCTTGCGGCAAAGCTCGCAGGTATCAGGTGGCAGGCCCCCGAGCCCGAGAGCCCGATCAAGAGAGTGTTCAAAGCACTGTTCGGAGGGAAGAAATGATGGCCAGCGCGCTCCTCTACGGAATAGTCATCATCCTCATAGTGCTTAATATCGTACTGCTGATGCTCTACTACTCCGCCAAAAGCAACCCGTACTACGTCGTTTACGACGAAGAAACCAAGAATGCCCTTAAGAGGCGTGTCACCAGTCTCAAGGAGGACCTCGAGAGCGAGTTGGTCGATTTTGACATCGAGGAATGGGAGAAGACCCTCGAAGAATCCATAGACGAAGAAGTTAGGAACCTCTGAGCTTTTCTAACCCTTTTGTTATTAAACATTTATGTGGCGTTAAATTTTAAAAGTCCCATTCTACTAATCCTAAAGTGGAGGTGGGGCGCTATGAAAGTCAGGCTCGGCTATCCAGATAGGATAGTCGAGGTCGATGATAAGGCCGTCCATGTCTTCAATGGCAAACTAGTAAGCGCCCCACTGAGTGAGGTCGTGAAATACTATCTCAAAGGAGAAGGTCTTCTGCCCCCTTCAGTTAAAGCTGTGGTACCAGACATAATTAGGGTGCTTCTAAGCACTGGAGAGCTTCATGGAGAGTTCCAGCCCACCGTCGAATACGGTCAAGGACTCAGCGGCTGACCTTCTTTTACATTTGTCTGCCTAGCCCTATGGACGGTTGGGTGCATTTTAACAGTCTTTCAGTTGAAAACATTTAAGTACTCTTTTGCGCAATATTGGGAACTCGTGAGTGAACGGAGGGATGAAAATGAAGGCGAAGGTTAGGATACTGGACATGTACAGCGGGAGGTATTCGGTGTTTATCAATGAGAAAGAGGCGAAGAAAGCAAAGCTCCACCCGGATGACCTTGTTAAGCTTGAGACAGGGAAGAAGACTGTATACGGCAGCGTCACCATAAGCAACCTCGTGAAAGAAGGTGAAATCGGAATCAGCAAAGATGTACTCCAACTCCACAACTTTTCCGAGGGAGAGGTCGTTACGGTGCTACCCAGCGGGGCCCCTGAGAGCGTCCGCTATATAAAGAAGAAGATGAACGGCGAAAAGCTCAGGAAGGTCGAGATTGAGACCATAGTCAAGGACATCGTTGATAGGAAGCTGCGCGACATCGAGATAAGCTCCTTCGTCACTGCCCTTGAGATAAATGGCCTCGACATGGACGAGATAGCAGCCCTGACCATAGCCATGGCAGAGACCGGCGACATGCTCGACATAGACAGGAAGCCCATCATGGACGTCCACAGCATTGGCGGTGTCCCAGGAAACAAGACCAACATCCTAGTTGTCCCGATAGTTGCAGCGGCAGGCCTTACCATACCAAAGACATCTTCGAGGGCCATCACCAGCGCCGCAGGAACGGCCGATGTTGTCGAGGTTTTTGCAGAGGTCAGCTTCAGTCTAGACGAGATAAAGAGAATAGTCGAAAAGATAGGTGCTTGTATGGTCTGGGGTGGCGCGCTCAACCTCGCTCCAGCAGATGATATTACCATTAAAGCCGAGCGCGCGCTGAGCATCGATCCGGTCGGCCTCATGCTGGCGAGCATAATGTCAAAGAAATACGCTATGGGTAGCCAGTACGTCCTTATAGACATCCCGACCGGAAAGGGTGTCAAGGTAGAGACCGTTGACGAAGCCCGTGCACTGGCAAGAGACTTCATAGAGCTCGGAAAGAGGCTCGGCCAGTACGTTGAGGTCGCGATAACCTACGGTGGCCAGCCGATAGGCCACACCGTTGGCCCCGCCCTCGAGGCCAGAGAGGCGCTTCAAGCACTGATGAGCGGAACCGGTCCTGGAAGCCTCATAGAGAAGGCGACAGGCCTGGCTGGAATCCTCCTCGAGATGGGCGGTGTTGCTCCATCAGGAATGGGTAAGAAGATGGCGCGTGAGATACTCGAGAGCGGAAAGGCCTACCAGAAGATGCGTGAAATCATAGAGGAGCAGGGCGGAAACCCGGACATCAAGCCGGAGGAAATACCGATAGGTGACAAGACCTACACCTTTACCGCACCAACGAGCGGCTACATCACCGCAATAGACAACAAGGCGATAACCGGAATCGCAAGGGCCGCCGGAGCGCCGGAGGACAAGGGCGCCGGAATAGAGCTCTACGTCAAAGTTGGCGAGAAGGTCAAGGAAGGCGACCCACTATTCACTATATACGCCGAGAGCGAGGCTAGGCTCGACCAGGCGATAGTCTTCGCCAGAAGGGCAGAGCCGATAAGGATCGAGGGAATGGTGCTCCAGCGAATCGGCAACATCTGAGGTTGAGAATTTTTGTTTCTTGCCTTATTCTTCTCATCTTGTATTTCCAAGTGTTCAGGACATCTTTTGAGAAGTTCCATCATGGAACGCAACAATCCCTTAAAAGTTATAATAAGGCCTTGAGAGAACACAGCAGGAGCAGGAATAAGCCTTACCTCCCCCCGTGTCGCTCGTACCAACCCCACTCCTTCTTCGGACCGAATGCCCTCACACCCTTCTGGACAAGGGTTATCCTGAGCTCCTTAGCCATCTCGTGGGTTATCTCTCCGCGCTTCTCCATCCAATTGATTATTTCGAGCGCCTCGTCGTCTGTCTCACATCTCCTCAGGAAGTCTATGACAGTTGGGTTGTAGCCGGAGAAGTCCCTGAGCTCATCTTCCTCAGCTATGGCTTTGGCCTCATCCGTTCTGTAAGCGTCTATCGGAACGCCCTCCCCCTCAAGCTCCCTCGCCAAAGCTGGAAAGCGTTCTTCAAACTCTCCTTTATCGTACTCCTGCCAGGCGAACTCATCTATAGGGCGCTTCTTCTTTTTCTCATCCATGCATCACACCTGAGGGAACTATGAGTCAAGGGTTTATAAACCCTGAGTGGAATCCAGGTCCATGAAGGGTTCGTATTTTCTAGTCATCAAACTCGGGGAGGATAAAAGGATAGCTACCAAAAGGCGGGAGTTCTTCCTGAAGAGAGGTTACTACGTTTACGTTGGCTCTGCCATGAACTCCCTCGAAAAGCGGGTGGAGAGACATTTCAGGAGGGAGAAGAAGTTCCACTGGCACATCGATTACCTGCTGAGAGAAGCAGAGCTTCTGAAGGCCTATCTGATACCGAGCGAGAAGAGACTTGAGGAGAAATTATCACTGGAGATCGCGAAGTACGGTGAGCCCGTTGAGGGCTTCGGCGCCGGAGATGTCAGGGTGAGCACCAACTTATACCGCATTGAAAAGGAACCAGACAGTGTGCTCATCGAAATCCTCGAAAGGCTCGGCCTCAAGTGGAAAAGGGTTAAAAGCAGGGAAGAGATTATAGAATTCGGTGAGAGAAAATGAAGGTCAAAATTGGGAAGGTAGAAGCTTACATCCACGAAAAGCTCGAAAAAGAAAAGCTTCACTTCGTTCTTCTCGACCCAGACGATTTTGCGGACAAAGTATGGGAGGCTGGAGAGATAGCCCGGATGAGTGAAGAGACCGGCGTTGATGCGATAATGGTTGGTGGCTCGACCGGAGCCGAAGGAGAAGTCCTTGACAACGTCGTGAAGGCGATAAAGGAGAGTTCAAACCTTCCGGTTATACTCTTTCCGGGTTCTCATGGTGGAATAAGCAAATATGCCGATGCAATATTCTTCATGAGTCTGCTTAATTCGACCAATCCGTTCTTCATAACCGGTGCTCAGGCTTTGGGTGCGTTCCAGGTCAAGCGCTACGGGGTGGAGCCGATACCAATGGCATACCTCATAATAGAGCCCGGAGAAACCGTCGGCTGGATCGGTGATGCAAAGCCCATTCCTCGGCACAAACCAAAGATAGCAGCAGCTTATGCCCTGGCTGGCCAGTACCTCGGAATGCGCCTCGTTTACCTTGAAGCCGGAAGCGGCGCTCCGCAGCCGGTTCCTCCCGAGATGATAGCCCTCGTGAAAAAGGTAATCGATGTTCCCCTCATCGTCGGCGGCGGCATAAGGAGCGAGGAACAAGCAAAGACCGCTGTGAAAGCTGGAGCAGATATAATTGTCACGGGAACGGCAATCGAGAAGGCGGGCTCTCTGGAAGAGGCCAAAAACAGACTGGAGAGTATAATAAGAGGGGTCAAGGGGTAAAATTAAGCTTCGGAGAGCACTTTGAAAGTTATGGTTCCCTTTTTGATTATCTTTCTGAGCTCCGCGAGAAGTCTGGGAGCGTCATCCTCGACTATCTCCATTTTAATTTCACTTATACCCTCTGCGTCAGGCGGGAAGAAGTGTATGTCACGAATCTCGCCCCGAATCTTCTCGTACAGACGACCCAGAATTTTCCCCCTGCCCTCATAGGGCAATTTTATGTCAAGTTCAACGATTTGCATACCCATCACCGCTCTATTTTATGAAAAAAGACCTATATAACCTTTCTCATGAGCGTGGATTATCGAATCCCATCAGGAATATTCCCAGAGGTTATGAAAAGCCACCGGAAAACTTTTCTTTTATCGTTTCGATTTTTATTTTGGTGGTGACCATGCGTGCTTTTATTTCCCTTGACCTAGAAGGTCTGCCTTACATAGTCAGCAGGGAGCACCTTTTCGTAAAGGGGGCTCTCTACTCTGAGGCCAGGAGAATAGCAACCGAGATAGTCAAAGTAACGGCCGAAGCACTTCACGAGAACGGTTTCGACGAAATTATTGTTGCCGATAGCCACGGACCAATGGTGAACATCCTCCCGGAGGAGATGCCCGAGTACGTTGAGCTTGTCCGCGGCTTTCCGAGGCCGCTCAGCATGGTGGCCTTCGCCAAAGACAGCGACGCTGCGCTCTTCCTTGGCTATCACGCCAAGGCTGGAACGGCTTATGCAACCTTTGACCACACATACAGCGGCGCTTCAATAGACAGGCTGGAAATCAATGGCGTTGAGGTTAGCGAGTTCCTCCTGAATGCCTATCTCCTGGGAAGCTGGAATGTTCCGGTGATTCTCGTAGGTGGAGACAAAAAGCTCATAGAGGACGATGTGAGAAAGTTCACACCCTGGGTAGAGGGAGTTGTTTTCAAGGAGTCGCCCTCGCGCTACTCTGCCAAGAGTCCTAGTATGGTGAAGCTGAAGAATGAGCTCAGGGAAAGTGTTTCCAGAGCCGTTGATAGACTTAAGAACGGCGAGGCAAAGCCGCTCAAGACAGAAGAGCCGGTTCACGTTAAAGTCCGCTTCCTGAGGAGCGACATGGCAGATACCGCCGAGCTTCTTCCGTTCATCAAGAGACTGGACGGAAAGACTGTTGAGTTCAAGGCAAAGACTGTTGAAGAAGCGTACAGGGTGTTCGAGCTCCTTACCCTTGCATCCGCGGGTGTAAGCGCAATAGTCATGAGGTAAAGCTTAAGTTTCCGGATGGCTAACACTATGACGCCCCCGGGAAACCGCGGGGAGGAGAGCGCCTCGGCGAGCTGTGACCTCCCTTCGCTCCCCGGGGGCACATCACCAGTATACATTCAAAGTCGATATTCTTTTATACCACACAAGCGTAAATTCAGTGGTGACCAGTGTGCAGAGAAAAATACTTACTGCCCTGATGATCGGGATTATGATAGGCTTCGTACTTGGAGCACTCTTCTCATATTCAAGTGAGGATTCAGCCAATCAACTGCCGGAAATGAGAGTATGCCCGATAGTAGACTACAAAATCCTCGAAGGATACACTATCCCGCTGGGCAGGACAATCTCAAATGAAACGGAAGTTGCCGAAGCCCTTGAGAGAGCATACATAGAGCAGAAGAGCCCAAACTACCCCCTAGAAATTTTGAAAGAGCTCTACCGGGCTAAAAAACCAAACGCGGAACTTTTTGGAATATCATACGTTTTCAAAAACAACACACTAGGATACGGGAGGTACGGCCTAAGGAATGGCACCACTGAGGGAGACTTTACCTTCGAACCATTTACGGAAGATGAGAGTCAGAGAATAGACGGAGTGGGCCTCATAACAAAGAGATGGGCCGTGATTTTCCTCAGCATCTACGATGCAGAAGGAGCAAACAACGTAGAGACCATAACCGTGGAAGTCCCGATCGAATGGAAGCGAGTGTATTACAGCGGAAGCGGGAAGATTGCAGTAACCTCACCCAATTATGTAAAAGTTAAGCTTCCAGAGAACCGGCGGATCAACTACCTCGTACTGGCCTTTCTGACCGACGGAAAGCTCCGGAGCATGGGAGACATCCCCAAGATTACCGTAAGAGTGAATGGAATGGACTCAGTGCTTTCCAAGCCTCACTCCTCTTCCACATAAGGTGCCGTTATCACCTTCCTTATCTCCCTCGCCTTCTTCGGGCCGATGCCTTCAACTTCCTGAAGCTCCTCCTCCGTGGCGGTGAAAACCCTCTCGACGTTGCCGAAGTGCTTGAGGAGCCTCTTTGCCAGAGTGGCCGAGACGTTGGGCAGTCCCTCGACTATCAACCGCTGCCTTTCGGCAAGAGTTAGGGCCTTCTTCTCGCTCCTCAGTCTTACCTCCTTCTTCCTCTCCTCCTGCTCGCGCTTGGCCATCAGGTAGATGAACTGGGCAGTCTCTTCCGGCCCAGAGGAGAAGAGTATCGGCACGCCCCAGTCCAAAGTGACAGCCGCTATGGCACCCCTAATCGCGTTGGGGTGAACGTTCCTTATACCGTAGAGTTGCCCCTCGATAATTATCACGGGCTTCTCATAGGCCTTCTTCAACCTCTCCACCTGGTCAAAGAGCCTTCCATCGATTATGGACTGTATGAAGTCGTTGGCGCTCTTGCGCTCTATTCCGACCTCTTCGCTCACCACATAGTCAGCAACGTCAAGCGTCTTTACCTCGACCTCGGCCCCGAGCCCCCTGAGATGCTTTGGCACGCCGCTTCTTAGCTCCCTGCTGTCAACGTAAACAACTATGCCCTTTGGCCTTCTGACAAAGACGGGCTTTATCGGGAGCTTCTCGTAGAGCTCCTCTTTCGAGGGCTCGGCCTTTTCGTATTTTTCCACTTTCCCCTCAGAGGGCTTCTCAGCCTCTTCAATTCCTTCGGCTTTTTCTTCAGCCGGCTTCTTCTTGGGCTTTAGAAAAGCATCGAGGGAAGTGATCTTACCCCTCTTCATATCCTCCCTCTCCTTCATCTCGGCCTCAAGCTCACGGGCTATCTTCCTAATCGCCTCAAACATTCCCCTTTCCTTCCGTCTGGAGCTCCAGTAGTAGGCCTCGTCGCGCGTTCCCTTCGCCATGAGGATAACGACCCTACCCGGCCTGTGCCTTCCAGTCCGTCCACGTCTCTGGATGCTTCTGATGGCGGAAGGCACGGGCTCGTAGAAGATTACCAGGTCGACTTCGGGGACATCGAGACCTTCCTCACCGACGCTTGTGGCGACCAGAACGCTGAACTCACCCCTAGAAAAGCGCTCTAACGTCTCTTTCTGCTGTTTCTGACTCATGCCCCGGTCGTTGCTCCTGCTGGCCTGACCAATGAAGCGCTCCGCACTGACACTCATCGCTCGAAGCTCCTCAACTATCTTCTTTCCTGTGTCGCGGTAGTTGGTAAAGACGATTATCTTGGAGTTCGGCTTTTTCTCCAGCTGGGCCTTAACGAGCTCCTTGAGCTTCTCCATCTTGGGGTGGTCTATTCCAAGCTCCTTCGCCTGGACTAAGAGATATATCACTTTTCTCATACGAGGATCTTCCATCAGCTCTCTGCTTGACTTCGTCCGTTTGTCCTCGCGAAGCTTTTTGAGATAAGCACGGAGGGCGGTCAGTCCCTGCGTCTCAAGGAGCTCAATCGCGTGCTGGAGCTTGACTGCTTTAGCCTGGTACATCCTCAGCCTCCCAATCTCGTAGTTGCCCCTCGCGACCTCCTGATTGATTTTTGAGCCCGCCTGGAGAACTTCCTTCTTTGAGATATCTGGCGAGTATGAACTCACGAGCTTAAACTGGGCGAGGGGTTTGAGGCTCTCCTTGAGCATCCCCCTCAGGAGGGAGCGGACCTCCTTGTAGACGCCTGGAAGGTCGACCTTGACCCACTCAAAGGCTATCCTATGGACGTAGGGCTTCACATCCGGTGAGCTCTCGGTTCTTATCTCGATGCGCTCTATTCCGAGGTTATTGATTATTTCCCTTATCCTCACCTCGTCGCTTCCAGGGGAGGCCGTAAGGCCAAGAACAAGCGGATGTTTAGCAGTCTTGAGGTACTCCCTTGCGATGAAGACGTAGGAGTAGTTGCCCACCGCCCTGTGGGCCTCGTCGAAGACGAGAAGTACGACGTCCTCAAGGGAGATCCTGCCTGTTAAAATGTCATTCTCTATCGTTTGAGGCGTGGCAGTTATTATCACGCTTTTCTCCCAGATTTCCTGCCTTGTTTTAGGCGAGAGCTCCCCTGTCAGGACGTTTATTTTCTCCGGAGGAATGTCAAAGAGCTTTTTGAAGCTCTCCGCGTGCTGTAAAGCCAGGGGCTTTGTAGGGGCGAGCATTAAAACTTTACCGCCGTATTTTTGAAGCCTGTAGTCGGCGATAAGCATCGCGATGAGAGTCTTTCCTAATCCGGTTGGCAGAACAACAAGGCAGTTACTCTCCTTACACCTCGCGTAGATGACCTCCT of the Thermococcus onnurineus NA1 genome contains:
- the minD gene encoding cell division ATPase MinD is translated as MEGRSIVFASGKGGTGKTTTVANLGVALAQFGKEVILLDADITMANLSLVLGMEDIPITLHDVLAGEADLKDAIYEGPAGVKVIPGGLSLEKIKKAKPERLRQLIREIGQMADFVLIDAPAGLEMTSVTALLIGKELIIVTNPEISAITDSLKTKLIAEKLGTLPLGAILNRVTNEKTELTQEEIEAILEVPVLAMIPEDPEVKRASAYGVPLVIKNPTSPAAIAIKQLAAKLAGIRWQAPEPESPIKRVFKALFGGKK
- a CDS encoding AMP phosphorylase, producing MKAKVRILDMYSGRYSVFINEKEAKKAKLHPDDLVKLETGKKTVYGSVTISNLVKEGEIGISKDVLQLHNFSEGEVVTVLPSGAPESVRYIKKKMNGEKLRKVEIETIVKDIVDRKLRDIEISSFVTALEINGLDMDEIAALTIAMAETGDMLDIDRKPIMDVHSIGGVPGNKTNILVVPIVAAAGLTIPKTSSRAITSAAGTADVVEVFAEVSFSLDEIKRIVEKIGACMVWGGALNLAPADDITIKAERALSIDPVGLMLASIMSKKYAMGSQYVLIDIPTGKGVKVETVDEARALARDFIELGKRLGQYVEVAITYGGQPIGHTVGPALEAREALQALMSGTGPGSLIEKATGLAGILLEMGGVAPSGMGKKMAREILESGKAYQKMREIIEEQGGNPDIKPEEIPIGDKTYTFTAPTSGYITAIDNKAITGIARAAGAPEDKGAGIELYVKVGEKVKEGDPLFTIYAESEARLDQAIVFARRAEPIRIEGMVLQRIGNI
- a CDS encoding DUF2095 family protein; translation: MDEKKKKRPIDEFAWQEYDKGEFEERFPALARELEGEGVPIDAYRTDEAKAIAEEDELRDFSGYNPTVIDFLRRCETDDEALEIINWMEKRGEITHEMAKELRITLVQKGVRAFGPKKEWGWYERHGGR
- a CDS encoding GIY-YIG nuclease family protein, which produces MKGSYFLVIKLGEDKRIATKRREFFLKRGYYVYVGSAMNSLEKRVERHFRREKKFHWHIDYLLREAELLKAYLIPSEKRLEEKLSLEIAKYGEPVEGFGAGDVRVSTNLYRIEKEPDSVLIEILERLGLKWKRVKSREEIIEFGERK
- a CDS encoding geranylgeranylglyceryl/heptaprenylglyceryl phosphate synthase, with amino-acid sequence MKVKIGKVEAYIHEKLEKEKLHFVLLDPDDFADKVWEAGEIARMSEETGVDAIMVGGSTGAEGEVLDNVVKAIKESSNLPVILFPGSHGGISKYADAIFFMSLLNSTNPFFITGAQALGAFQVKRYGVEPIPMAYLIIEPGETVGWIGDAKPIPRHKPKIAAAYALAGQYLGMRLVYLEAGSGAPQPVPPEMIALVKKVIDVPLIVGGGIRSEEQAKTAVKAGADIIVTGTAIEKAGSLEEAKNRLESIIRGVKG
- a CDS encoding M55 family metallopeptidase, translating into MRAFISLDLEGLPYIVSREHLFVKGALYSEARRIATEIVKVTAEALHENGFDEIIVADSHGPMVNILPEEMPEYVELVRGFPRPLSMVAFAKDSDAALFLGYHAKAGTAYATFDHTYSGASIDRLEINGVEVSEFLLNAYLLGSWNVPVILVGGDKKLIEDDVRKFTPWVEGVVFKESPSRYSAKSPSMVKLKNELRESVSRAVDRLKNGEAKPLKTEEPVHVKVRFLRSDMADTAELLPFIKRLDGKTVEFKAKTVEEAYRVFELLTLASAGVSAIVMR
- a CDS encoding DEAD/DEAH box helicase encodes the protein MYLRRDLIQPRVYQEVIYARCKESNCLVVLPTGLGKTLIAMLIADYRLQKYGGKVLMLAPTKPLALQHAESFKKLFDIPPEKINVLTGELSPKTRQEIWEKSVIITATPQTIENDILTGRISLEDVVLLVFDEAHRAVGNYSYVFIAREYLKTAKHPLVLGLTASPGSDEVRIREIINNLGIERIEIRTESSPDVKPYVHRIAFEWVKVDLPGVYKEVRSLLRGMLKESLKPLAQFKLVSSYSPDISKKEVLQAGSKINQEVARGNYEIGRLRMYQAKAVKLQHAIELLETQGLTALRAYLKKLREDKRTKSSRELMEDPRMRKVIYLLVQAKELGIDHPKMEKLKELVKAQLEKKPNSKIIVFTNYRDTGKKIVEELRAMSVSAERFIGQASRSNDRGMSQKQQKETLERFSRGEFSVLVATSVGEEGLDVPEVDLVIFYEPVPSAIRSIQRRGRTGRHRPGRVVILMAKGTRDEAYYWSSRRKERGMFEAIRKIARELEAEMKEREDMKRGKITSLDAFLKPKKKPAEEKAEGIEEAEKPSEGKVEKYEKAEPSKEELYEKLPIKPVFVRRPKGIVVYVDSRELRSGVPKHLRGLGAEVEVKTLDVADYVVSEEVGIERKSANDFIQSIIDGRLFDQVERLKKAYEKPVIIIEGQLYGIRNVHPNAIRGAIAAVTLDWGVPILFSSGPEETAQFIYLMAKREQEERKKEVRLRSEKKALTLAERQRLIVEGLPNVSATLAKRLLKHFGNVERVFTATEEELQEVEGIGPKKAREIRKVITAPYVEEE